A stretch of DNA from Streptomyces sp. NBC_01197:
ACGCCGATGAGGACGTGGCAGAGCGCCCCATGGTCAAGTGCGTGGTCTGGGACCTGGACAACACACTGTGGAAGGGGGTGCTCCTGGAGGACCCCCAGGTCGTGCTGCGCGAGGACGTGGCGGAGGTGATCAGAGTGCTCGACTCCCGCGGCATCCTCCAGTCGATCGCCAGCCGCAACGACGAGACGGTGGCCATGGGCCGCCTGAAGGAGGCCGGCCTCGACGAGTACTTCCTCGCGCCGCAGATCGGCTGGAACGCCAAGTCGGCGTCGGTCTCCCGGATCGCCGAGGAACTCAACATCGGCCTGGACACGTTCCTGTTCGTCGACGACGACGCGTTCGAACGCGCGGAGGTCGGTGATGTGCTGCCCCAGGTGCGCACCGTCGACGCGGTGGAGGCCGCGGCGCTCGCGGAGCGGGCCGACCTGACGCCGCGGGACCTGACCCCGGAGGCCGGGCGCCGGCGCTCGATGTATCAGGCTCAGTTGCGGCGGGCCCAGGCGGAGGAGTCGTTCGCCGGCCCCGCCGAGAGCTTCCTCGCCACGCTCGACCTGCGCCTGGTGCTGCGTCACGCGGGGCCGGGCGACCTGCGCCGGGCCGAGGAGCTGACCGTGCGCACCAACCAGCTCAATGCGACGGGTTACACCTACGACGCCTCCGAGCTGGAGGCGTTTCGCACCTCGCCCGATCACGACCTGCTGGTGGCCGAGCTGTCCGACCGCTTCGGTGACTACGGCACCATCGGCGTGATGCTGGTCGAGCGGGCCGCACAGGTGTGGACCCTGAAGCTGCTGCTGATCTCCTGCCGCGTGATGTCCCGCGGAGTCGGCGCGGTGCTCCTGGGCCGGCTGGCCGCCCGCGCCAAGGACAAGGGCGTGACACTGCGGGGGGAGTTCGTCCCGAGCGGCCGCAACCGGGCCATGCTGATCACCTACCGGTTCGCGGGCTTCGACGTCGTCTCCGAGTCCGCGGACCGTACCGTCTTCGAGTACCGCTCCGACACGGTTCCCCAGGTGCCCGACTACCTGCACCTCGCCTCGGACATCTAGCCGGATCCGGTCCGTGCCAGGGCCGGTCCGAAGACCTCGGCGCGGTGGTGCCGGTGGCCTCCGCCGTCCGCACCACCGCGCCTTGGCGTATCCCGGTGCGCGACCGGGGGTGTTCTGACGCGAGCTCCCGTGTGCCGAGCCGGCCGCGCACATGCCGACGGCCGGCCGGCCAGGTCGCCCCGTCCGGCCGGCCGTCGCCGCTCTCTCCCGCGGTCCTACAGCGGCAGGCTGTCGACCATCACGAGCGCGTCCGGCAGCGGGTGCCCGGGCAGCCGCCCGCGCAGCCAGTCGAGCAGCTCCGCCTCCTGGTGCGCGGTGCCCCCGTTGCGCAGGTGATCGGCGACCACCGGACGCGGATCGTCGGCGTACTCGGGCCGGATCGCCGTCAGGGTGTGCCGGTCCGTTCCAGTGAGGAGTTCGTCCTGCACCGCCCAGGTCGTGAACCCGTGCTTCTCCAGGAGCGAGACCACTTCCGTCAGACGCCCCTCGGTCTCCGAGCCCGTGCTGTCGTGGACCTCCATGGCGATCTGCCGCACGAGCGGCCAGTGCTGCTCGTCCAGGCCGTGCAGGACGTCCAGCTCGGCCCGCTGGACGTCGACCTTCAGCAGGTCGATCCGCTCGACGCCCTGCTCGTCGATGACCTCGGACAGCCGCCTGAGCCGGGCCGGCTCCTCGGTGGTCCGGAAGAGGGCGGGGGCGTACTCGTCGAAGTGGTCGATGAGTTCGTCCCGGGCCTTGGCGAGTCCCTGGTTGCGCTCGTTGAGCAGGTACGTCTTCATGACGTCCGCCTCGGCCTGCGGGTCGGAGTAGTCCTGCAGGCCCGACATCCAGGAGTTGCCGGGATAGAACGCGAAGCTGACCTCGGCCTCCCGGTCGGCCAGACCGTGCCGGAAGACGTGGACGCGGTCGCCCGCCAGCGCGGCGTTGCGCTCCAGCAGGCGGTGCACCGGGGCCAGCGGCTCGAAGGCGTAGAGCGTGGCGCTCGGGCAGTTCTCGCGCACGAAAAGTGAGAACATGCCGATGTTGGCACCGACGTCGAACACGACGGCGTCCTCGCGCAATGTCACCCCGCCCCGCATGTAGGAGCGTTGGACGAAGATCTCGTCGTACAGGTACTGGGTTTCGTGCTGGTTGACGCCCTGGACCTGGTCCAGGGCGAAGGAGCGGGGTCCGGACTCGCTGGGCACCACGTAGCAGACGGTGCGGGGCCGGGGGCCCGTGTCGTCGACGCGGACCGCAGCCCCCCTCACCGCAGGGTGTTCGAGCACGGCGGCACGGACGTCGTCCTGTGGGCTCATCGTGTGTTCCATTCGGCGGTCCAGTAGGAGTGGAACCTCATGCTCGGGCCGCCGAGGGCCCTCTCTCCAGGCAGCGGAGCGGCAACTGAACGGCAGGTTCATGTGCCGCAGGTCCGTGGGACGGCGCGCTGTGCTCAGACCGGTACCGCGACGGGCCTGGCGGCGAGATCGCTGACGTACTCGTTGACATACTCACGGATCAACGTGGGTACGCGATAGACGTACTCGTGGCCGCGGCGCACCTGGACGACGGAGTTGTCGACGAGTTCGGCCAGCACCTTGATGTTGTCGGCCGGGCTGTCGTCGGCGCCGGAGTCGAAACCCGTCACGTCCTCGATGGTGAACGGGTTCTGGATGGCGGCCAGATGGTGCAGCAGGGTGCGTTGGGAGAGGTTCAGCAGGTCGTAGCTCCACTTGGCGGCGCTCGACAGGGGGCGATGACGGGAGAGGCTGCCCAGGCTGATCTGGTCGAGGATCGGCAGGAGGGGAGCCTCTTGGAGCAGCGTGTTCAGCGACACCGACCTCAAGCGGTGCGCGGCCACCTCTATGGCCAGCGGCATCGCGTCCAGCCGCGTACACAACGTTGTCACGGCGGGGAGGCGGTCGGTGATGTCGAGGGTGGGGACGCTGGTGTGCGCCCGGATCAGGAAGAGTTCCACCGCGGGCGAGTGCCCTGTGCCGGACGGGCTGTCCACGGGGAGCGGTGCCACCTCCCAGGAGGTCGCGGACATCAATGCGAGCGGCCGGCGGGAGGTCACGATGATGTCCAGGCCCGGATGCTCATGCAGCAGTCGCTGTGACACCTCGGTCACGGCCTTGAGGACATGCTCGGCATTGTCGATGACGAGGAGCATGCGAAACTCCGTCGTCTGCCAGGCCGGCGAGCACGACATACGGGTCTTCACCGCCTCGGTCACCGCCGTCAACGCCTCGCGCTCCCGGTCCCGTTCCGGCAGCAGCGAGCCCAGTTCGACCACGGCGACGCCGTCGCGGTACATCCGCTGTAACTGGGCTGCCGAGGCAAGGGCCAGGCGGGTCTTGCCCACACCGCCGGACCCGGTCAGCACGAGCAGGCGACTGCTCTTCACCGCGGCGCACATGTGCCGCAGATCGTCCTGCCGGCCCACCAGGACGTCAGTTTGCGGGCGGATACCCAGCCACGGAACGGTACTGGAGGGGCTGTCTAACTCTCCGGCAGGGACGTCGGCGCCGTTGAGGACGGTATGGTGCGCCGCCATGGCGGCCTCGGAAGGGAGAGGGAGAGGCAGTGACGACAGCGGCCGGGGGGCTGTCTGCAGGGCCTTGAGAATCAGTTCGACGGTGGCTCTTCGCGGGTTTCTGTTGGTAGCTACTGAGGTTGAACTCGGGATGTCGTGCTGATGGTCAGGCGGGGCGGATGGTCAGGCCGGTCTCGGTGAGACAGCCGTCGATGAGGTGGCTGCGGTACTGGATGTGCCGCAGGCCGCGCCGGACGGTCTGGACGAGGTGTTCGGGGGTGCTGAAGGCGACGTTCGAGAGCCATCCGCGCCGTAGGAGTGACCAGATGCCCTCGACGGGGTTGAGGTCGGGTGCGTAGGGCGGCAGGTAGTAGATGGTCAGCCAGTCGCGGGTTTCGGCGAACTCTCTCAGGCCGGCTGCTTTGTGGACGTTGAGGTTGTCCCAGATGAGCACGATGGGGCCGTCGAGCTGCTGGTGGGCGGAGATCAGCAGGTCGCGGTAGTCGCGCCAGGAGAAGCTCTTGCGCCCGTCACGGTTGCCGTCGTCGCGGCGGGGCCGGTAGACCAGCCTCGACCGGTGGCCGGGTTTGTAGCAGGTCAGCGCTGCGATGGATATGCGCCTGCGGGAACGGCCGCGGACGCGGACCACCGGGGTGCGGCCGCGTGGCGACCATGTCTTTGCGTGCGGCGGCGTCATGGAGAAGCCGGCTTCGTCTTCGAAGACGAGCCAGGCTCCATGGGCCGCCGCGAGCCTTCCGCGCAGGGCCACACCTCCTTGACCCACCCCGCGACCGCGTCGTCGTCCCGCTCCATCGCTCTGCGGGCCGGTACCTGGCAAGACCAGCCGTTGCGCACCAGCAGCTTGCGCACGCCCTGGATCGTGTATGTCAGGTGAAAGCGTCGGCCGATCACCGTCGTGACCCGGGCAAGCGTCCAGCGCTGGTCCTGCCAGCCATGCGCGGCCGGGCCTTTGGCCAGCTCCGCTTCAAGCTGCGTGAACTGCTGATCGCTCAGTTTCGGCAGCGACGCTGGCCCCTGCGACCGCAAGGATCGCGGGCCGCCCTCGGCCCACGCGTGACGCCATCGCTGGACCGAGCGGACACTGACCCGCAGATCTCTGGCGATCGCTGTACTACCCTCGCCCAGGGCGAACCGCTCGGCCGCCTTGAGCCGTAACTCTTCGCGAAACTGCTGTCGTTCGGCGGTCAGCCCGCCCCCTTGTGGATACCGCATGACTCCGGTGATACCGCAGCCACCGACCAGTCGTCACCCCTTACGACACCACGAGTTCAGCCTCAGTAACTCCAGGTTGCGAATGGTTCTGACACTGACTCCGGAGCGCTCCGCCAGTGCCTCTTGACTCCAGCCTGCGGCTCTGCGGGCTGTCGCGATGACAACATGGAGTCTATTTATTTCCATCTGCTATTCCCCGTTTCGTGGTCTAGCCGGAATTTGCGGTTTCCCGGTTCAACACAACGTTTCTTTCTGGAGGAGCAGGCGACGCCACCAATGTGTCCCGTACGGCGGAAATTCATCCCCCGACGGCAAACTGACGGGGTGATTTCGGCGGCTTGGGGTGTAGATGTCCGTTACACGGTATGGGCCATGGATTCAGTGAACCGCCGAGGACTGGGCGGTTCCGATTTCCGGCCCTGTCGCCTATGTCTGCGTGAAGGACCGACGATCAGAAGAGCAGCAAGTGCTCGGTAGTGCGGCCAGGCCGTCCGCAAAAGGTCGCAAAAAAACCGGTCGCGCGCATTGTTTCCCCCAGTTAGTCATTGGCGGCGCGGGGATCGCCCGACGCCGGAACCGGACCAGGGCCCACGCTAAGGCTCACTTTGATCGCAAAGCAAGGAGATTAGTGTAGTCGTTCGATTACGTGGGGTGACAGGAAAGAGCCTTCTCCAGGTCAGGTCCACTTTTGTCGCGGCCTGCACCTAGCCAGTCGACCGCCTTGGCTTTGCGTGACATTGCCACAGGCTTGTCGACAGATTTACCTTCCGGCAGTGCTGTCTGAGGTTGCCGGCCCGTAGCCGGGCCGCCCGACGGGGGGCGGGCGACCCGGTTCCGAGGGCAGGAAGCGGCCGACGCACTCATTCGTCCTCTGATGGTGCGCTACTTTTCGGACGCTCCTTTTCGGCCCCTCACCACGTGAACCGCGGCCCTTCGAGGTTAGGGGAGGGCGGCATGGGCGCG
This window harbors:
- a CDS encoding HAD-IIIC family phosphatase; the encoded protein is MRNADEDVAERPMVKCVVWDLDNTLWKGVLLEDPQVVLREDVAEVIRVLDSRGILQSIASRNDETVAMGRLKEAGLDEYFLAPQIGWNAKSASVSRIAEELNIGLDTFLFVDDDAFERAEVGDVLPQVRTVDAVEAAALAERADLTPRDLTPEAGRRRSMYQAQLRRAQAEESFAGPAESFLATLDLRLVLRHAGPGDLRRAEELTVRTNQLNATGYTYDASELEAFRTSPDHDLLVAELSDRFGDYGTIGVMLVERAAQVWTLKLLLISCRVMSRGVGAVLLGRLAARAKDKGVTLRGEFVPSGRNRAMLITYRFAGFDVVSESADRTVFEYRSDTVPQVPDYLHLASDI
- a CDS encoding FkbM family methyltransferase; the protein is MSPQDDVRAAVLEHPAVRGAAVRVDDTGPRPRTVCYVVPSESGPRSFALDQVQGVNQHETQYLYDEIFVQRSYMRGGVTLREDAVVFDVGANIGMFSLFVRENCPSATLYAFEPLAPVHRLLERNAALAGDRVHVFRHGLADREAEVSFAFYPGNSWMSGLQDYSDPQAEADVMKTYLLNERNQGLAKARDELIDHFDEYAPALFRTTEEPARLRRLSEVIDEQGVERIDLLKVDVQRAELDVLHGLDEQHWPLVRQIAMEVHDSTGSETEGRLTEVVSLLEKHGFTTWAVQDELLTGTDRHTLTAIRPEYADDPRPVVADHLRNGGTAHQEAELLDWLRGRLPGHPLPDALVMVDSLPL
- a CDS encoding ATP-binding protein — its product is MAAHHTVLNGADVPAGELDSPSSTVPWLGIRPQTDVLVGRQDDLRHMCAAVKSSRLLVLTGSGGVGKTRLALASAAQLQRMYRDGVAVVELGSLLPERDREREALTAVTEAVKTRMSCSPAWQTTEFRMLLVIDNAEHVLKAVTEVSQRLLHEHPGLDIIVTSRRPLALMSATSWEVAPLPVDSPSGTGHSPAVELFLIRAHTSVPTLDITDRLPAVTTLCTRLDAMPLAIEVAAHRLRSVSLNTLLQEAPLLPILDQISLGSLSRHRPLSSAAKWSYDLLNLSQRTLLHHLAAIQNPFTIEDVTGFDSGADDSPADNIKVLAELVDNSVVQVRRGHEYVYRVPTLIREYVNEYVSDLAARPVAVPV
- a CDS encoding IS630 family transposase (programmed frameshift), which codes for MRYPQGGGLTAERQQFREELRLKAAERFALGEGSTAIARDLRVSVRSVQRWRHAWAEGGPRSLRSQGPASLPKLSDQQFTQLEAELAKGPAAHGWQDQRWTLARVTTVIGRRFHLTYTIQGVRKLLVRNGWSCQVPARRAMERDDDAVAVGQGGVALRGRLAAAHGAWLVFEDEAGFSMTPPHAKTWSPRGRTPVVRVRGRSRRRISIAALTCYKPGHRSRLVYRPRRDDGNRDGRKSFSWRDYRDLLISAHQQLDGPIVLIWDNLNVHKAAGLREFAETRDWLTIYYLPPYAPDLNPVEGIWSLLRRGWLSNVAFSTPEHLVQTVRRGLRHIQYRSHLIDGCLTETGLTIRPA
- a CDS encoding helix-turn-helix domain-containing protein: MEINRLHVVIATARRAAGWSQEALAERSGVSVRTIRNLELLRLNSWCRKG